In a single window of the Pseudogemmatithrix spongiicola genome:
- a CDS encoding M16 family metallopeptidase, which translates to MAEPTLHLPIATHTLANGLRVVLSEDHATPIVAVNLWYHVGSANEREGRTGFAHLFEHMLFQGSANVGANEHFELVQRAGGTLNGSTWLDRTNYFETVPAHQLELALWLEADRMGRLLPAMTQEKLDTQRDVVKNERRWSVDNQPYGTWWERLPALCFPPTHPFHHSLIGSMDDLSAASLDDVAEFFRTYYTPDNAVLSIVGDFEPAAALAMVERHFGAIPRGAGRPALPPMTLPPRFGEWRRAVVEDEVAAARTFLAFRIPACGTDAWYALAVLAAVLGTGEGARLPRALVREQRLASDAGAFTFDLTKGADLLICDVTARPGVPVATALEALVAQIDRLRAEGVTPAERDRALALLEASWLLQLQSAGQRADKLSQFATYYGDAARLNTELGRYRAVDAAALHAAARDWLGEDNRASLSYVPKPAAQEAA; encoded by the coding sequence GTGGCTGAGCCGACGCTGCACCTGCCGATCGCGACGCACACGCTGGCCAATGGCCTGCGGGTGGTGCTCTCCGAAGACCACGCGACGCCGATCGTAGCCGTGAACCTCTGGTACCACGTGGGGTCGGCGAACGAGCGCGAGGGTCGCACGGGGTTCGCGCACCTGTTCGAGCACATGCTGTTCCAGGGCAGTGCGAACGTGGGGGCCAACGAGCACTTCGAGCTGGTGCAGCGCGCGGGCGGGACGCTCAACGGCTCGACGTGGCTCGACCGCACGAACTACTTCGAGACCGTGCCGGCGCACCAACTCGAACTCGCGCTGTGGCTCGAGGCCGACCGCATGGGACGCCTGCTGCCCGCGATGACGCAGGAGAAGCTCGATACGCAGCGTGACGTGGTGAAGAACGAGCGGCGATGGTCGGTGGACAACCAACCGTACGGCACGTGGTGGGAGCGGCTGCCGGCACTGTGCTTTCCCCCGACGCATCCGTTTCACCACTCGTTGATCGGGTCGATGGACGACCTCTCGGCGGCGAGCCTGGATGACGTCGCGGAGTTCTTCCGCACGTACTACACGCCGGACAACGCCGTGCTGAGCATCGTGGGCGACTTCGAGCCGGCGGCGGCGCTGGCGATGGTCGAGCGGCACTTCGGCGCGATTCCGCGCGGCGCCGGGCGCCCCGCGCTGCCGCCGATGACGCTGCCGCCACGCTTCGGCGAGTGGCGTCGCGCCGTGGTGGAAGACGAGGTGGCGGCGGCCCGCACGTTCCTCGCGTTTCGGATCCCGGCCTGCGGGACAGATGCCTGGTATGCGCTGGCGGTGCTCGCCGCCGTGCTCGGGACGGGCGAGGGCGCGCGCCTGCCGCGGGCGCTGGTGCGCGAGCAGCGTCTGGCGAGCGATGCGGGGGCGTTCACGTTCGACCTGACGAAGGGCGCGGACCTGCTCATCTGCGACGTGACGGCGCGGCCCGGCGTGCCGGTGGCGACGGCGCTCGAGGCGCTGGTCGCGCAGATCGACCGGTTGCGCGCCGAGGGCGTGACCCCGGCGGAGCGCGACCGTGCGTTGGCGCTCCTCGAGGCGAGTTGGCTGCTGCAGTTGCAGTCGGCCGGGCAGCGGGCCGACAAATTGTCGCAGTTCGCTACTTATTATGGCGACGCCGCCCGCCTCAACACCGAACTGGGTCGGTATCGCGCCGTCGACGCGGCGGCGCTCCATGCGGCGGCGCGCGACTGGTTGGGCGAGGATAACCGCGCGAGCCTGAGCTACGTGCCGAAGCCTGCGGCGCAGGAGGCGGCGTGA
- a CDS encoding sigma-70 family RNA polymerase sigma factor, translating into MGSVALKLQDIGTGYTSLVELKKLDDGALVSAYIRGQSRAFDVLVDRYQNRLLNFIYRTVGDRERSEDLVQEAFIRVHRHIARFDGAKKFSTWIYTIASNLAKNELRNRSRNPLVLFQTMTQGWDDEERPLEFEDTSMAPDELYKKRHVREQVEAAVAQLPEHHREVFVLRELEGRSYEEIAEITHCNLGTVKSRLNRARASFAEIIGPALQ; encoded by the coding sequence ATGGGAAGCGTCGCGCTGAAGCTGCAGGACATCGGCACCGGCTATACGTCGCTGGTCGAGCTCAAGAAGCTTGATGATGGCGCGTTGGTGTCCGCATACATTCGCGGTCAGAGCCGTGCCTTCGACGTCCTGGTTGATCGCTACCAGAACCGCCTGCTCAACTTCATCTACCGCACGGTGGGGGACCGCGAGCGCTCGGAAGACCTGGTGCAGGAGGCTTTCATCCGCGTGCACCGGCACATCGCGCGCTTCGACGGGGCGAAGAAGTTCTCGACGTGGATCTATACCATCGCGTCGAACCTGGCGAAGAACGAGCTCCGGAACCGCTCGCGGAATCCGCTGGTGCTCTTCCAGACCATGACGCAGGGCTGGGACGACGAGGAGCGTCCGCTGGAGTTCGAGGACACCTCGATGGCGCCGGATGAGCTGTACAAGAAGCGCCACGTGCGCGAGCAGGTGGAGGCGGCGGTGGCCCAGCTGCCGGAGCATCACCGCGAGGTGTTCGTGCTCCGCGAACTGGAGGGCCGCTCGTACGAGGAAATCGCGGAAATCACGCACTGCAACCTCGGCACCGTGAAGTCGCGCCTGAACCGGGCGCGGGCGAGCTTCGCCGAGATCATCGGGCCGGCACTGCAGTAG
- a CDS encoding M16 family metallopeptidase encodes MSVALRPAPGQVRSYRFPDTDEATLPNGLRVIVARMPRLPIVTVLALVDAGAVDDPEGREGLAALTARALAEGSGALDGAAIADRFEGWGTSFDASVDWDSTVARVTVTPSRLEAAFGLFAEVLRAPAFPAADVARKRDERLDDLTQLLAEPRGLADVRFTGTLFAGARYGRPIGGSARSVPGLDAEMLRAFHRAHYGPRTTTLFFVGDITLDAAVALAERAMGDWASDARASRRAASAAPQARETRRTRIITKADAPQSELRVGHVGIARGHPDYLAIVVMNAILGGLFSSRINLNLRERHAFTYGASSGFDARRAAGPFVVSTAVKSEVTDRAVQEILREIDALRAAPPSAAELSLATEYLAGVFPIRFETTAAVAGALAGATVHGLGADWFRTYRDRVQAVTDAEVHRVAREQLDPSRLLVLAVGDPTAIAAPLQALGHGDFAVLSATDDPSEQP; translated from the coding sequence GTGAGCGTGGCGTTGCGACCTGCGCCGGGCCAGGTGCGCTCCTATCGGTTTCCCGACACCGACGAAGCGACGCTCCCCAACGGCCTTCGGGTGATCGTGGCGCGGATGCCGCGTCTGCCGATCGTCACCGTACTGGCGTTGGTCGACGCCGGCGCTGTGGATGATCCCGAGGGGCGCGAAGGCCTGGCGGCGCTCACGGCCCGCGCGCTGGCGGAGGGTAGTGGCGCGCTGGATGGCGCGGCGATCGCGGATCGCTTCGAGGGTTGGGGCACCAGCTTCGATGCGTCGGTGGACTGGGATTCCACCGTGGCCCGGGTGACGGTGACGCCGTCGCGGCTCGAGGCGGCGTTCGGCTTGTTTGCCGAGGTGTTGCGGGCCCCGGCGTTCCCGGCGGCGGACGTGGCGCGCAAGCGTGACGAGCGCCTGGACGATCTCACGCAGCTACTGGCGGAGCCGCGCGGCCTGGCTGACGTGCGCTTCACCGGCACGCTGTTCGCCGGGGCGCGATACGGCCGGCCAATCGGCGGAAGCGCCCGCAGCGTGCCGGGGCTCGACGCCGAGATGCTGCGCGCGTTCCACCGCGCGCACTACGGACCGCGCACGACGACGCTGTTCTTCGTCGGCGACATCACGCTCGATGCCGCGGTCGCGTTAGCGGAGCGCGCGATGGGTGATTGGGCCTCGGACGCGCGCGCGTCGCGGCGTGCGGCGTCTGCGGCGCCACAGGCGCGCGAGACGCGTCGCACGCGGATCATCACGAAGGCGGATGCGCCCCAGTCCGAGCTGCGCGTGGGCCATGTCGGCATTGCCCGCGGGCATCCCGACTATCTCGCGATCGTCGTGATGAACGCGATCCTTGGCGGCCTGTTCTCGTCACGCATCAACCTCAACCTGCGTGAGCGGCACGCGTTCACCTACGGCGCGAGCTCGGGCTTCGACGCGCGCCGCGCCGCCGGACCGTTCGTGGTGAGCACGGCGGTGAAGAGCGAGGTGACGGATCGCGCGGTGCAGGAGATCTTGCGCGAAATCGACGCGCTGCGCGCGGCACCGCCGTCGGCCGCGGAGCTGTCGTTGGCGACGGAGTACTTGGCCGGCGTGTTTCCCATTCGTTTCGAGACGACGGCGGCCGTCGCCGGCGCGCTGGCGGGCGCCACGGTGCACGGGCTCGGGGCGGACTGGTTCCGCACGTATCGCGACCGCGTGCAGGCCGTGACGGACGCCGAGGTGCATCGCGTGGCGCGCGAACAGCTCGACCCGTCGCGCCTCCTGGTACTGGCGGTCGGCGATCCCACGGCGATCGCGGCGCCGCTGCAGGCGCTGGGGCACGGTGATTTCGCCGTGCTGTCGGCGACGGACGATCCATCGGAGCAGCCATGA
- a CDS encoding YdcF family protein — protein MAFRAWSVRRRVALALGVIAGLWLTSAATVLYAAMHDEAQPAQAIVVLGAAQYRGKPSPVLRARLDHAVALFQRGIAPRLVLTGGIAEGDTASEAAVSRLYALAAGVPDSAILLENEGRTTGQSLAGVARLLRARRMDTVVVVSDPFHVMRAEVVARREGLTAFSSPTRTDDAWARLLRQPGYFLGETVKAPLARVVQW, from the coding sequence ATGGCTTTCCGCGCTTGGTCCGTGCGTCGTCGCGTCGCTCTCGCCCTCGGGGTGATTGCGGGCCTCTGGCTGACGTCAGCGGCGACCGTGCTGTACGCGGCCATGCACGATGAAGCGCAGCCTGCGCAGGCGATCGTCGTGCTGGGAGCGGCGCAGTATCGCGGCAAGCCGTCGCCCGTACTGCGCGCGCGACTCGACCATGCAGTCGCGCTGTTCCAGCGTGGCATTGCGCCGCGACTCGTGCTGACCGGAGGCATCGCCGAGGGCGATACCGCATCGGAAGCCGCGGTGAGCCGACTCTACGCGCTCGCGGCCGGTGTGCCGGACTCGGCGATCTTGCTGGAGAACGAGGGCCGGACGACTGGCCAGTCGCTCGCTGGCGTGGCGCGGCTGCTGCGCGCGCGCCGCATGGATACGGTCGTGGTCGTCTCCGATCCCTTTCATGTGATGCGCGCCGAGGTGGTCGCGCGGCGAGAGGGACTGACGGCGTTCAGCTCGCCGACGCGGACCGACGATGCCTGGGCGCGGCTGCTGCGCCAGCCCGGCTACTTCCTCGGCGAGACGGTGAAGGCCCCGCTGGCCCGTGTGGTCCAGTGGTGA
- a CDS encoding NUDIX hydrolase: MTEQPGRLGGERQWQYRFLDAHVDRVRYPDGSAGEQVLIHHPGAAAVLPVLSDFDGPDPQVLLIKQYRYATDGYLWEIPAGRLEPNERPEDCARRELLEEVGCRCERLVPLTAIWTAPGFTNEKIHLFAATGLTQGESAREADEFLEVHTLPMSRVLTMIRDGEITDAKTIATLLYVAGFDGVLRG, encoded by the coding sequence ATGACTGAGCAACCCGGCCGCTTGGGCGGCGAGCGGCAGTGGCAGTATCGCTTCCTCGATGCACACGTCGATCGTGTGCGCTATCCCGATGGCAGCGCCGGCGAGCAGGTGCTCATTCACCATCCGGGGGCGGCGGCCGTCCTGCCGGTGCTCAGCGACTTCGATGGGCCGGATCCCCAGGTGCTCCTGATCAAGCAGTATCGCTACGCGACCGACGGCTATCTGTGGGAGATTCCCGCGGGCCGCCTCGAGCCCAACGAACGTCCCGAAGACTGCGCGCGACGCGAGCTCCTCGAAGAAGTCGGATGTCGGTGCGAACGTCTGGTGCCGCTGACCGCCATCTGGACCGCGCCGGGGTTCACAAACGAGAAGATCCATCTGTTCGCAGCCACCGGGCTGACGCAGGGCGAGTCGGCGCGCGAGGCCGATGAGTTCCTGGAGGTCCACACGCTGCCGATGTCGCGCGTGCTGACCATGATTCGGGACGGCGAGATTACGGACGCCAAGACCATTGCGACCCTTCTATATGTAGCGGGCTTCGACGGTGTCCTTCGTGGGTGA
- a CDS encoding MBL fold metallo-hydrolase RNA specificity domain-containing protein — translation MRLHFSGAAREVTGSSHLLQVKGHSILLDCGLYQGRRFEVREKNRELPLAATRIDAVVLSHAHIDHAGRLPYLVKQGFRGPIHSTVATRDLCEVMLADSAHIQEKDADFLARRKREFVEPLYALGDVSDALTQFRPHRYHETFEVVPGVKARFVDAGHILGSASVELEWEEDGRVRRLGFSGDIGRHGLPIIRDPEPLERLDWVIMESTYGDREHESIAGARDDLARIVTGTAQRGGRVLIPAFAVGRTQEILYDLHALARAGRIPRIPIIIDSPLANEATQVFRENSQEFDTSEPLVRHTNGNGGSLFDFDLVQFTPDVEDSKAMMRRSGPMIVIAASGMAESGRILHHLAYSASDPRSTVLIVGFQAEHTLGRRIVERRPILKIYGEPVELHAKVAVINGYSAHADRMELQRWLDTVRETSPNLADVFLVHGEPHAQDAFSAQLAERGYRVQAPLRGADVTR, via the coding sequence ATGCGCCTGCACTTCAGCGGGGCCGCGCGCGAGGTCACCGGGTCGTCGCACCTGCTGCAGGTGAAGGGGCACTCGATCCTGCTCGACTGCGGGCTGTACCAGGGCCGCCGCTTCGAGGTGCGGGAGAAGAACCGGGAGCTGCCGCTCGCCGCGACTCGCATCGATGCGGTGGTCCTGTCGCATGCGCACATCGACCACGCCGGTCGGCTGCCGTACCTCGTGAAGCAAGGGTTCCGCGGACCGATCCACAGCACGGTGGCGACACGCGACCTCTGCGAAGTGATGCTCGCCGACTCCGCGCACATCCAGGAGAAGGACGCCGACTTCCTGGCGCGACGGAAGCGGGAGTTCGTGGAGCCGCTGTACGCGCTCGGGGACGTGTCGGACGCGCTCACGCAGTTCCGGCCGCATCGGTATCACGAGACGTTCGAGGTGGTGCCGGGCGTGAAGGCGCGCTTCGTGGACGCCGGACACATCCTCGGGTCCGCGTCCGTGGAACTGGAGTGGGAAGAGGACGGTCGCGTCCGGCGCCTCGGGTTCAGCGGGGACATCGGACGGCACGGGCTGCCGATCATCCGGGACCCGGAGCCGCTCGAGCGGCTCGATTGGGTGATCATGGAGTCCACGTACGGGGACCGCGAGCACGAGAGCATCGCCGGCGCGCGTGACGACCTGGCGCGCATCGTGACGGGCACGGCGCAGCGCGGCGGGCGCGTGCTGATCCCGGCCTTCGCGGTGGGACGCACGCAGGAAATCCTCTACGACCTGCACGCGCTCGCGCGGGCCGGCCGTATCCCGCGGATTCCGATCATCATCGACAGTCCGCTCGCGAACGAAGCGACACAGGTCTTCCGCGAGAACAGCCAGGAGTTCGACACGTCGGAGCCCCTGGTGCGGCACACGAACGGGAACGGCGGCTCGCTCTTCGACTTCGACCTCGTGCAGTTCACGCCGGACGTGGAGGACTCAAAGGCGATGATGCGGCGCAGCGGGCCGATGATCGTGATTGCCGCATCGGGCATGGCGGAGTCCGGCCGCATCCTACATCACCTTGCGTACAGCGCGTCGGATCCGCGGTCGACGGTGCTGATCGTCGGGTTCCAGGCGGAGCATACGCTGGGCCGACGCATCGTCGAGCGACGGCCGATCCTCAAGATCTACGGCGAACCTGTGGAGCTGCACGCCAAGGTCGCCGTCATCAACGGTTACAGCGCGCACGCCGACCGCATGGAGCTGCAGCGCTGGTTGGATACGGTGCGGGAGACGTCCCCGAACCTCGCCGATGTCTTCCTGGTACACGGCGAGCCGCATGCGCAGGACGCCTTCTCGGCGCAGCTCGCGGAGCGGGGTTACCGCGTGCAGGCCCCGTTGCGCGGCGCCGATGTCACGCGCTGA
- a CDS encoding TetR/AcrR family transcriptional regulator has product MSRADAATRILEAAATLGAAAGVAALSLQGVASAAGVSKALVLYHFKGKEQLLAALAERLVDEDTASLDAAAGAADPLEAWRAVAGDATRRARRVLLSGLLHDAALRPQAGNLAAPRAAAASRLAAAMLRAAALRPRIAPALVGRVLLHQLDGMATAPTSTAELTADLDASALALLGLGR; this is encoded by the coding sequence ATGTCACGCGCTGACGCGGCGACGCGGATTCTCGAGGCGGCGGCGACGCTAGGTGCGGCGGCGGGCGTGGCGGCCCTCTCGCTGCAGGGTGTGGCCAGTGCCGCGGGGGTGAGCAAGGCACTCGTGCTGTATCACTTCAAGGGCAAGGAACAGTTGTTGGCGGCGCTCGCGGAGCGCTTGGTGGACGAGGACACGGCGTCGCTGGATGCCGCTGCCGGGGCGGCAGACCCGCTCGAGGCCTGGCGTGCCGTGGCGGGCGATGCCACACGCCGCGCGCGCCGCGTACTGCTCAGTGGCCTGCTGCACGACGCTGCGCTGCGTCCGCAGGCCGGGAATCTCGCGGCGCCGCGGGCCGCCGCCGCCAGCCGACTCGCGGCGGCCATGCTCCGCGCGGCGGCGCTGCGGCCGCGGATCGCGCCCGCGCTCGTGGGACGCGTGCTCCTGCATCAATTGGACGGCATGGCGACGGCACCCACGTCGACCGCGGAGTTGACGGCCGACCTGGACGCGTCGGCACTCGCGCTGCTCGGTCTCGGTCGCTGA
- a CDS encoding anti-sigma factor family protein has product MSGTRGALQGIGGRLVICTGLHPVHPRHRPVLPMRCSDFRPQHLAWLAGELPGSEAMAMRVHTDRCARCRRYDRLLRIGLLQARNATPLQVSSDFATRLHARLHAESASAPRGETPLGGIAETAILPAYGRHQLQVASDGPRDRGLRPGVRLPRCG; this is encoded by the coding sequence ATGTCCGGAACGCGGGGCGCCCTCCAGGGTATCGGAGGGCGTCTCGTCATTTGTACCGGCCTTCACCCGGTGCATCCCCGCCACCGCCCGGTCCTGCCCATGCGCTGCTCCGATTTCCGTCCCCAGCACCTCGCGTGGCTTGCCGGTGAACTCCCGGGGAGCGAGGCGATGGCCATGCGCGTGCACACGGATCGCTGTGCACGGTGCCGCCGCTATGACCGCCTGCTGCGCATCGGGCTCCTGCAGGCGCGCAACGCGACGCCGCTGCAGGTGTCGTCGGACTTCGCCACGCGGCTGCATGCGCGACTGCACGCAGAATCCGCCTCGGCACCGCGAGGGGAAACGCCGCTCGGAGGCATCGCCGAGACGGCTATATTGCCAGCCTATGGCCGCCACCAGCTTCAAGTCGCTTCGGACGGCCCTCGAGACCGGGGGCTTCGACCCGGTGTACGTCTTCCACGGTGCGGATGA
- a CDS encoding class I SAM-dependent methyltransferase, with amino-acid sequence MQTEQPNAAADTEDFEFAALNEARNYRQALIAEFTPFLRGRVAEVGAGIGQLTAELARVPGITQLTAVEPEQRFAERLRREQPGRTVIHGTAADLPLDGGWNAIVSVNVLEHIREDVEELRRWRALLAPTRGHLCLFVPARPELYAPIDKDFGHFRRYTKPGLRRALTDAGFEIVRLDYFNAVGYFAWWASFVLLKQRGFKVASVRLFDRAIFPWVHAWERHVLRPPFGQSLLAVARG; translated from the coding sequence GTGCAGACGGAACAACCGAACGCCGCCGCGGACACCGAGGACTTCGAGTTCGCGGCGTTGAATGAGGCGCGCAACTATCGCCAGGCGCTGATCGCGGAATTCACGCCGTTCCTGCGTGGTCGCGTGGCCGAGGTGGGTGCGGGAATCGGGCAACTGACGGCGGAGCTTGCTCGGGTCCCGGGCATCACGCAGCTGACGGCCGTGGAGCCCGAGCAGCGGTTCGCCGAGCGGCTGCGGCGCGAACAGCCGGGGCGCACGGTCATCCATGGGACGGCGGCAGACCTGCCGCTGGACGGCGGGTGGAACGCTATCGTGAGCGTGAACGTGCTGGAGCACATCCGGGAGGATGTCGAGGAGCTGCGCCGCTGGCGTGCGTTGCTCGCGCCGACGCGCGGGCACCTCTGCCTCTTCGTGCCGGCGCGACCGGAGCTGTATGCGCCGATCGACAAGGACTTCGGGCACTTCCGGCGCTACACCAAGCCGGGGCTTCGCCGTGCGCTGACGGACGCGGGCTTCGAGATCGTGCGGCTCGACTACTTCAACGCCGTCGGCTACTTCGCGTGGTGGGCCTCCTTCGTGCTGCTCAAGCAACGGGGGTTCAAGGTGGCGTCGGTGCGGTTGTTCGACCGCGCGATCTTCCCGTGGGTGCATGCCTGGGAGCGCCACGTGCTGCGTCCGCCGTTCGGACAGAGCTTGCTGGCGGTGGCGCGTGGCTGA